The following proteins are co-located in the Halarcobacter sp. genome:
- a CDS encoding methyl-accepting chemotaxis protein has product MYEIWRKLFGNLKVFKKMLLVSIVSLISMVILTLILLLGQEKMMVKEKKTQLINVIDLSYSFVEKEYKKFKAGQITEDEAKNNVIEAYKNFRYQGNNYIWINDNNIDSVKMVMHPMTPSRDGKIMDAKVYNVATAIDFGKDSKRSKKLANTNMFKAFVEATQENGSGFVHYSRVDEKTKKLQKKLSYVKEFAPWGWVFGSGIYIDDIEEEFMNSAQKAGLIVLIILGILSFIFSMITKEIVLKVKFINEGLENFFAYLNRETNDVETKQITCRDEFGFMSDLINSNIEKAKKGIQEDRELIDETINVLGEFEQGDLCQRLHMNVSNPAMMQLKNVLNKMAENLEHNIDNVLNVLEKYSNFNYLDKVNTTGIKEDLLKLANGVNSLGDSITTMLVENKSNGITLHNSSTMLLDNVGKLNNSANEAAASLEETAAALEQMTGNIRNNTQNIAKMAEISNNVTKSANSGEKLANDTVASMEDIDTQVTSINEAIGVIDQIAFQTNILSLNAAVEAATAGEAGKGFSVVAQEVRNLATRSAEAAKEIKGMVENATKKADEGKEIATNMINGYKMLNEDIVQTIELISDVEMSSKEQLSGIEQINDAVAELDQQTQQNAEIASETNDIAISTDSIAKIIVKNADEKEFKGKDSVKAKNINKTSEESVKKEKVLKSTHSDEWESF; this is encoded by the coding sequence ATGTATGAAATATGGCGAAAGCTTTTTGGTAATCTTAAAGTTTTTAAAAAAATGTTATTGGTATCAATTGTATCACTAATCTCGATGGTTATATTAACACTTATCCTTTTATTAGGACAAGAAAAAATGATGGTCAAAGAGAAAAAGACTCAGTTAATTAATGTAATTGATTTATCCTATAGTTTTGTAGAAAAAGAGTATAAAAAGTTTAAAGCTGGTCAAATTACAGAAGATGAAGCAAAAAATAATGTTATAGAAGCTTATAAAAATTTTAGGTATCAAGGTAATAATTATATTTGGATAAATGATAATAATATAGATTCAGTAAAAATGGTTATGCATCCAATGACTCCAAGTAGAGATGGCAAAATTATGGATGCAAAAGTTTATAATGTTGCTACAGCAATCGATTTTGGGAAAGATTCAAAAAGAAGTAAAAAGTTAGCAAATACTAATATGTTTAAAGCTTTTGTAGAGGCAACTCAAGAAAACGGTTCAGGTTTTGTTCATTATTCAAGAGTTGATGAAAAAACAAAAAAATTACAGAAAAAGCTTTCTTATGTAAAAGAGTTCGCTCCTTGGGGATGGGTTTTTGGTTCTGGAATCTATATTGATGATATAGAAGAAGAGTTTATGAATTCTGCACAAAAAGCAGGCTTGATTGTATTAATCATTCTTGGTATTTTGTCTTTTATTTTCAGTATGATTACAAAAGAGATTGTATTAAAAGTGAAATTTATAAATGAAGGTTTAGAAAACTTTTTTGCATATTTAAATAGAGAAACAAATGATGTAGAGACTAAACAAATCACTTGTAGAGATGAGTTTGGTTTTATGTCAGATTTAATTAATTCAAATATTGAAAAAGCTAAAAAAGGTATTCAAGAAGATAGAGAATTGATTGATGAAACAATTAATGTTTTAGGAGAGTTTGAACAGGGTGATTTATGTCAAAGATTACATATGAATGTTTCAAATCCAGCAATGATGCAATTAAAAAATGTTTTAAATAAAATGGCTGAAAATTTAGAACATAATATAGATAATGTTTTAAATGTATTGGAAAAATATTCTAATTTTAACTATTTAGATAAAGTAAATACAACTGGTATAAAAGAGGATTTATTAAAGTTGGCAAATGGTGTAAATAGCCTTGGTGATTCAATTACAACTATGCTTGTTGAAAATAAATCAAATGGTATTACTTTACATAATAGTTCAACAATGCTTTTAGATAATGTTGGAAAATTAAATAATAGTGCAAATGAAGCTGCAGCTTCACTAGAAGAAACAGCAGCTGCATTAGAGCAAATGACAGGAAATATTAGAAATAATACACAAAATATAGCTAAGATGGCAGAAATCTCAAATAATGTTACAAAATCTGCTAATAGTGGTGAAAAATTAGCAAATGATACAGTTGCATCTATGGAAGATATTGATACTCAAGTTACATCTATTAATGAAGCTATTGGTGTAATTGATCAAATCGCTTTCCAAACAAATATATTATCACTTAATGCAGCTGTTGAAGCTGCAACTGCAGGTGAAGCTGGAAAAGGGTTTTCAGTAGTTGCACAAGAAGTAAGAAATCTTGCTACTAGAAGTGCTGAAGCTGCTAAAGAGATTAAAGGTATGGTTGAAAATGCAACTAAAAAAGCAGATGAAGGTAAAGAGATAGCAACAAATATGATTAATGGTTATAAAATGTTAAATGAAGATATTGTACAAACTATTGAACTTATATCTGATGTGGAGATGTCTAGTAAAGAACAGTTATCAGGTATTGAACAAATAAATGATGCTGTGGCAGAACTTGATCAACAAACACAACAAAATGCAGAGATTGCCTCTGAAACAAATGATATTGCAATATCAACTGATTCTATTGCAAAAATAATTGTAAAAAATGCAGATGAAAAAGAGTTTAAAGGTAAAGATAGTGTTAAAGCAAAAAATATTAATAAAACTTCAGAAGAATCTGTAAAAAAAGAAAAAGTACTTAAATCAACTCATAGCGATGAGTGGGAAAGTTTTTAA
- a CDS encoding type II toxin-antitoxin system antitoxin SocA domain-containing protein produces the protein MKIDITKIANVILYMLENDVKHLNDKKLSILLFLIEFEHLKNFNEKIFNEKFIKQKRNPEPVILGEIFDIVANGEDLDEDDERLYLITELLDYLDIEILTKEKFIELNFLKMEEDFDKSLFSKEEIETISNITKKYQEDTARKVANACFQIEEVRQTPLDEFII, from the coding sequence TTGAAAATTGATATTACAAAAATTGCAAATGTAATACTCTATATGCTTGAAAATGATGTAAAACATCTAAATGATAAAAAACTCTCTATTCTATTGTTTTTAATAGAATTTGAACATTTAAAAAATTTTAATGAAAAAATTTTTAATGAAAAATTTATAAAACAAAAAAGAAATCCAGAACCCGTAATTTTAGGTGAGATTTTTGATATTGTAGCCAATGGTGAAGATCTAGATGAAGATGATGAAAGATTGTATTTAATAACAGAATTACTTGATTATCTTGATATTGAGATTTTAACAAAAGAGAAATTTATTGAATTAAATTTTTTAAAAATGGAAGAGGATTTCGATAAATCTTTATTTTCAAAAGAAGAGATAGAAACAATCTCAAATATTACTAAAAAATACCAAGAGGATACTGCAAGAAAAGTTGCAAATGCTTGTTTCCAAATTGAAGAAGTAAGACAAACACCTTTAGATGAATTTATCATCTAA
- a CDS encoding response regulator: MIERNLNILNNFNILYLEDDKSLLTHTKDILDDFVNKVYAVNTSKEALEVIEKEKVDVIISDILLEDENGIDFLRYLKEEKEINIPTILITAHTDTKYLLDAIKLKVENYIVKPINIKELLNTIHDIVFPIIQAQEIQKNSNVIKMISAVTDGKQVEVIKYIVSNLDKDSIFIASYSDIMNEISISKPTLIKLFKELSEKKILVKTAHKTYKFNEIELNKI; the protein is encoded by the coding sequence ATGATTGAAAGAAACTTGAATATATTAAATAACTTTAATATACTTTATCTAGAAGATGATAAATCTTTATTAACACATACTAAAGATATATTAGATGATTTTGTAAATAAAGTTTATGCAGTTAATACTTCAAAGGAAGCTTTAGAAGTTATTGAAAAAGAAAAAGTAGATGTGATAATCTCAGATATTCTTCTAGAAGATGAAAATGGTATTGATTTTTTAAGATACTTAAAAGAGGAAAAAGAGATTAATATTCCAACTATACTCATTACAGCGCATACAGATACAAAATATTTATTAGATGCTATAAAATTAAAGGTAGAAAACTATATTGTAAAACCAATTAATATAAAAGAGTTATTAAACACTATACATGATATTGTATTTCCAATTATTCAAGCCCAAGAGATTCAAAAAAACTCTAATGTGATTAAGATGATTTCAGCAGTAACAGATGGAAAACAAGTAGAGGTTATAAAATATATTGTAAGTAATTTAGATAAAGATTCTATTTTTATAGCTTCTTATAGTGATATTATGAATGAGATATCAATCTCTAAACCAACATTAATAAAGTTATTTAAAGAACTTTCTGAGAAAAAAATACTTGTAAAAACAGCACACAAAACATATAAATTTAACGAAATAGAATTAAATAAAATATAA
- a CDS encoding HAMP domain-containing sensor histidine kinase, whose protein sequence is MIKKTKFKLKIFSKLLSTFFKYFDTLSFSYKTYFLSFIIAGGMIIIILLSQISVYTLKNDFDILFTKRTKPIIQLENIKDTYKINIYDTFYDIQHKNIAINESRDILSLGQQLINKSWKNYKENSLTNIKRSNISILTSKLFSIENSLNSTVLHKNIVLNINKKIEKLHRTINHIVNLLEDENFIDANTEIDTIYSKINSVNIYISNLINYDLNQAIVERNRTQKIYSTLTTFLNISIIFVFVFSIALSLIVISNFRKLHFGLEDAVNEKTKELQELNESLEKRIKMEVTNSRKKDLLMFQQSKLVSLGEMLGNIAHQWRQPLGSLMMIIQSFQTKMELGKLSYDFVEKKTNDAILLAENMSNTLEDFQNFFSPNKDKTIFSVKNCVKHSIELSKYILEKEHIKLNLIVDKDIKIHGFYNELSHVILNMISNSKDALKNIDTKRVIKIVVKEYKKNVRINVYDNGGGINETILPQIFEPYYTTKYKSAGTGIGLYMSKQIIEKHMNGNIKCKNVYNKIDGDKLEFGALFIIDIPLEKKGENND, encoded by the coding sequence ATGATAAAAAAAACTAAATTTAAATTAAAAATTTTCAGTAAATTATTATCAACATTTTTCAAATATTTTGATACTCTATCTTTCTCATATAAAACATATTTTCTTAGTTTTATTATTGCTGGAGGAATGATAATAATCATACTTTTATCACAAATTTCAGTTTACACTTTAAAAAATGATTTTGATATTCTTTTTACAAAAAGAACAAAACCAATTATTCAATTAGAAAACATAAAAGATACTTATAAAATTAATATTTATGATACTTTTTATGATATTCAACACAAAAATATAGCTATTAATGAATCAAGGGATATTCTAAGTTTAGGTCAACAATTAATAAATAAAAGTTGGAAAAACTATAAAGAAAATTCACTAACTAATATTAAAAGATCAAATATATCAATTCTTACTAGTAAATTATTTAGTATAGAAAACAGTTTAAATAGTACAGTTTTACATAAAAATATTGTATTAAATATAAATAAAAAAATAGAAAAGTTACACCGAACAATTAATCACATAGTAAACCTTTTAGAAGATGAAAATTTTATTGATGCAAATACCGAAATAGATACTATTTATTCTAAGATAAACTCTGTAAATATCTATATTTCAAATTTAATTAACTATGATTTAAATCAAGCAATAGTTGAAAGAAATAGAACACAAAAAATATATAGTACTCTTACAACATTTTTAAATATTTCTATAATATTTGTATTTGTTTTTTCTATAGCTTTATCTTTAATAGTTATCAGTAACTTTAGAAAACTACATTTTGGTCTTGAAGATGCGGTAAATGAAAAAACAAAAGAGTTACAAGAATTAAATGAATCATTAGAAAAAAGAATTAAAATGGAAGTTACAAACTCTAGAAAAAAAGATTTGTTAATGTTCCAACAATCAAAACTTGTAAGTTTAGGAGAGATGTTAGGAAATATTGCCCATCAATGGAGACAACCTCTTGGTTCTTTAATGATGATAATTCAATCCTTTCAAACTAAAATGGAATTGGGAAAATTATCTTATGATTTTGTTGAGAAAAAAACAAATGATGCTATATTATTAGCTGAAAACATGTCAAATACTTTAGAAGATTTTCAAAACTTTTTTAGTCCCAATAAAGATAAAACTATATTTAGTGTAAAAAATTGTGTAAAACATTCTATTGAATTATCAAAATATATCTTAGAAAAAGAGCATATAAAATTAAATCTAATTGTAGATAAAGATATAAAGATTCATGGTTTTTATAATGAATTATCCCATGTGATTTTAAATATGATTTCAAACTCAAAAGATGCTTTAAAAAATATTGATACTAAAAGAGTGATAAAAATTGTTGTAAAAGAATATAAAAAAAATGTTAGAATTAATGTTTACGATAATGGTGGAGGTATCAATGAAACAATACTTCCACAGATTTTTGAACCTTATTATACAACCAAATACAAAAGTGCAGGAACAGGTATTGGCTTATATATGTCAAAGCAAATTATAGAAAAGCATATGAACGGTAATATAAAATGTAAGAATGTTTATAATAAAATAGATGGAGATAAATTAGAGTTTGGTGCTTTATTTATAATTGATATTCCATTAGAAAAAAAAGGTGAAAATAATGATTGA
- a CDS encoding ABC transporter substrate-binding protein, translating to MFKYISAFILIIITIFFISKLNIYTNKTIILGSSLPKTGIMKEWGRSVEIGSNAYFKFVNERKLLPDGKQIKLVTLDDKYEPDLTLENTKEFLKRDDLFALYGYVGTPTVKNILHIVIETDIPFIAPFTGASFLRDSKYKNIVNFRSSYKEEIQEIINYLYDIKHIDKFAVFYQNDVYGEEGYISLISALKNKNLNLVGEGTYKRNTLSIKHAFKEIKNSKPEAVLMVGSYKANSLFIKRALKDEDLKNAIFCSISFSDSNEMINNLNKKNLENIIFSEVVPSNNNYEIDVINEYKYLMKRYYPQEPLGFISLESFLIAKVTVEALKKANSSLTYKNFLDQIKYHTRNAIEGIPLKYNNTELLNKTYLFKYKDNKFVELKYDKKN from the coding sequence TTGTTTAAATATATTTCTGCTTTTATATTAATAATAATCACAATTTTTTTTATATCAAAATTAAATATTTATACAAACAAAACCATTATACTAGGTAGTTCATTACCTAAAACAGGTATTATGAAAGAATGGGGAAGAAGTGTAGAAATAGGTTCAAATGCTTATTTTAAATTTGTAAATGAAAGAAAACTTTTGCCCGATGGGAAACAAATAAAACTTGTAACACTTGATGATAAATATGAACCAGATTTAACTTTAGAAAATACAAAAGAGTTTCTAAAAAGAGATGACCTTTTTGCTTTATATGGTTATGTTGGCACACCTACAGTAAAAAATATTTTACATATTGTAATTGAAACAGATATCCCTTTTATTGCTCCATTTACAGGAGCTTCTTTTTTAAGAGATTCAAAGTATAAAAATATTGTTAATTTTAGGTCATCTTATAAAGAGGAGATACAAGAAATTATTAACTATCTATATGATATTAAACATATAGATAAATTTGCTGTATTTTATCAAAATGATGTTTATGGGGAGGAAGGATATATTTCCTTAATCTCAGCATTAAAAAACAAAAATCTCAATTTGGTTGGAGAAGGTACATATAAAAGAAATACTTTATCAATAAAACATGCATTTAAAGAGATAAAAAATAGTAAACCTGAAGCTGTTTTAATGGTAGGATCATATAAAGCTAACTCTTTATTTATAAAAAGAGCATTAAAAGATGAAGATTTAAAAAATGCCATATTTTGCAGTATATCATTTAGTGATTCTAATGAAATGATAAATAACTTGAATAAAAAAAACTTAGAAAATATAATTTTTTCAGAAGTTGTACCTAGTAATAATAATTATGAGATTGATGTAATTAATGAATATAAATATTTAATGAAAAGATATTATCCCCAAGAACCCTTAGGTTTTATATCTTTAGAATCTTTTCTTATTGCAAAAGTTACTGTAGAAGCTTTAAAAAAAGCAAATAGTTCTTTAACTTATAAAAATTTCTTAGATCAGATAAAATATCATACGAGAAATGCCATAGAAGGTATTCCTTTAAAATATAACAATACAGAACTATTAAATAAAACATATCTTTTTAAATATAAAGATAATAAATTTGTTGAGCTTAAATATGATAAAAAAAACTAA
- a CDS encoding 4Fe-4S binding protein, translating into MQEFLYYNPNGIEFPLPESIVVTNKLIDYKDDNFIVSNVSMTNTELVANEIDFYINHSKDSFSKKIKNVEKLYEVNAIRFDLAQDMVYSQQVSNKVLLVCDNEQKNELLKHLASNEFDLFHIQEEIIKDVNGHIGNLTVIVNDDGKDVNLNVDQIIWFDEKELGTKQSGCFDPLKSSVDEVLAKIRENISNYEYKKFTTYDKTICQYHERREDICGRCADVCPTVAIEKDESNRHLKFSQIDCHGCGGCVSICPSGAIDYTPSNRETISYMSRFYEDQIPLIIPDKMDISSLDIKLKEDVLPFKIEGEKFLHESTLLTLLQESGSQIVFYTDFLSKGTKDSISILNQIYKAKYKKDAIIVAMDQNELVKALKKVDFIEGSKYKLSNMEMNKREQFAIRLSNIVKDEDLGIVKTGENVHYAQVKVDESKCTLCLSCVGACNVNALFADASDNTLRLNASVCSACGYCEVSCPEKDCLTIEQDIIKLNPTWFKEEVLAQDELFACIECGKEFATKKSVEKIASIMSPIFANDPIKERTLYCCETCKPKIMMKSYMENKGSYNNPQGVSL; encoded by the coding sequence ATGCAGGAATTTTTATACTACAATCCAAATGGAATAGAGTTTCCCCTTCCTGAATCAATTGTTGTAACCAATAAATTGATTGACTACAAAGATGATAATTTTATTGTATCAAATGTTAGTATGACAAATACTGAATTAGTAGCAAATGAAATAGATTTTTATATAAATCATAGTAAAGATTCTTTTTCTAAAAAAATTAAAAATGTTGAAAAACTTTATGAAGTAAATGCTATTAGATTTGATTTGGCACAAGATATGGTTTATTCTCAGCAAGTTTCAAACAAGGTTTTATTAGTTTGTGATAATGAACAAAAAAATGAACTTTTAAAACATTTGGCATCAAATGAATTTGATCTATTTCATATTCAAGAAGAGATTATCAAAGATGTAAATGGTCATATAGGAAATTTAACAGTTATCGTAAATGATGATGGGAAAGATGTAAATTTAAATGTCGACCAAATAATCTGGTTTGATGAAAAAGAGTTAGGAACTAAACAAAGTGGATGTTTTGATCCTTTAAAGAGTTCAGTAGATGAAGTTTTAGCAAAAATAAGAGAAAATATTTCAAACTATGAATATAAAAAATTTACAACTTATGATAAAACAATTTGCCAATATCATGAAAGAAGAGAAGATATTTGTGGAAGGTGTGCGGATGTATGTCCTACAGTAGCAATTGAAAAAGATGAATCAAATAGACATCTTAAGTTTTCACAAATAGATTGTCATGGTTGTGGGGGATGTGTTTCTATTTGTCCTTCAGGTGCAATAGATTATACTCCATCAAATAGAGAAACTATATCTTATATGAGTAGATTCTATGAAGACCAAATACCTTTGATAATTCCAGATAAAATGGATATCTCATCATTAGATATTAAATTAAAAGAGGATGTCTTGCCTTTTAAAATTGAGGGTGAAAAATTTTTACATGAATCTACACTTTTAACACTTTTACAAGAATCAGGTTCACAAATTGTATTTTATACTGATTTTTTATCAAAAGGTACCAAAGATTCAATATCTATATTAAATCAAATATATAAAGCAAAATATAAAAAAGATGCAATTATAGTTGCAATGGATCAAAATGAATTAGTAAAAGCCTTAAAAAAAGTTGATTTTATTGAAGGTTCAAAATATAAACTTAGTAACATGGAAATGAACAAAAGAGAGCAGTTTGCGATAAGATTATCAAATATTGTAAAAGATGAAGATTTAGGTATAGTTAAAACTGGTGAAAATGTTCATTATGCTCAAGTAAAAGTTGATGAATCAAAATGCACATTATGTCTTTCATGTGTTGGTGCTTGTAATGTTAATGCATTATTTGCAGATGCAAGTGATAATACATTAAGACTTAATGCTTCAGTTTGTAGTGCCTGTGGTTATTGTGAAGTAAGTTGTCCTGAAAAAGATTGCTTAACTATTGAGCAAGATATAATAAAACTAAATCCTACTTGGTTTAAAGAAGAAGTTTTAGCTCAAGATGAACTTTTTGCCTGTATAGAGTGTGGAAAAGAGTTTGCAACTAAAAAATCAGTTGAGAAAATAGCTTCGATAATGTCTCCAATTTTTGCAAATGATCCAATTAAAGAAAGAACACTTTATTGTTGTGAAACCTGCAAACCTAAAATAATGATGAAAAGTTATATGGAAAACAAAGGCTCATATAATAATCCTCAAGGTGTATCTTTATAA
- a CDS encoding molecular chaperone TorD family protein, with protein sequence MFCEEIMREEEINKARAIYYKVFSSFFVYTKDVERYFNLLNLINVLKENPLNDTSANALENISNKLQNDSNILLLQEYDDIFDNPQTSQIRTTASYYHEGVESGKKRVEMQNFLAKTKIRRDEKQYSDYEDNIGFIFTVLNELCELQVKGNSEYKNTIHCIFESILNEFVDEFSKALYEHESSNIYKDVVVVLKAFIEFERLYLEVSRPMARTKIIPNVIEDDISEEEKARRARNKAMKANGPKNAQDEACPVFVTYDVEEDI encoded by the coding sequence ATGTTTTGTGAGGAAATTATGAGAGAAGAAGAGATTAATAAAGCAAGAGCAATTTACTACAAAGTTTTTAGTAGTTTTTTTGTTTATACTAAAGATGTAGAAAGATATTTTAATTTATTAAATTTAATAAATGTATTAAAAGAAAACCCTTTAAATGATACATCAGCAAATGCCTTAGAAAACATTTCAAATAAACTTCAAAACGATTCAAATATATTGTTACTACAAGAGTATGATGATATTTTTGATAATCCTCAAACTTCACAGATTAGAACTACTGCTTCATATTATCATGAAGGGGTAGAAAGTGGTAAAAAAAGAGTTGAAATGCAAAACTTTTTAGCAAAAACAAAAATTAGAAGAGATGAAAAACAATACTCTGATTATGAAGATAATATTGGGTTTATATTTACAGTATTAAATGAACTTTGTGAATTACAAGTTAAAGGTAATTCTGAATATAAAAATACAATACATTGTATTTTTGAATCAATATTAAATGAGTTTGTAGATGAGTTTTCAAAGGCTTTATATGAACATGAAAGTTCAAATATATATAAAGATGTGGTTGTTGTATTAAAAGCATTTATTGAGTTTGAAAGATTGTATTTAGAAGTTTCAAGACCTATGGCACGAACTAAAATTATTCCTAATGTTATAGAAGATGATATCTCAGAAGAGGAAAAAGCAAGAAGAGCAAGAAATAAAGCTATGAAAGCTAATGGCCCAAAGAATGCTCAAGATGAAGCTTGTCCAGTATTTGTAACTTATGATGTTGAGGAAGATATTTAG
- a CDS encoding Tat pathway signal protein, which yields MQESRRDFAKKTAIVVGATAVGATALAAANSSESKEADSNGVVVGHSPKKEVLYKKSKAWEEFYKQAL from the coding sequence ATGCAAGAGAGTAGAAGAGATTTTGCTAAGAAAACTGCAATAGTTGTTGGTGCTACTGCTGTGGGTGCCACTGCGTTAGCTGCTGCTAACAGTTCGGAGTCAAAAGAAGCAGACTCTAACGGTGTTGTTGTAGGACACTCTCCTAAAAAAGAGGTTCTATACAAAAAGTCTAAAGCTTGGGAAGAGTTTTATAAACAAGCTTTATAA